DNA sequence from the Acipenser ruthenus chromosome 20, fAciRut3.2 maternal haplotype, whole genome shotgun sequence genome:
ACTTACTGTATATTTTGTTCCTAATATGGTTTTGTAATAAGCATCATCAAAGATGTTTAAATAAATTGTGCCGATTTTATTAAAGACTATTCATTTTTCAGAAAGTCCTCCATAATAACTAAATGGAGTAAACATGTTACTGGTAAGCCTTAAACCCGTTGACCAAGTAGTTACTGCCTTGTCCCTAGGGATATTTAAGACCCCTCTACAATGCCTTACCCTTTCGTAACTCTCGGCTTCCACGTGCTTATTTCTCCGGAGTTGCTTGGCTACGGATTTGGGCAGCATCTGGTGAAGGAGATCTTCCGCAAGACGCCTCTCCTGTTTGAGATCCTCGGTCCTCTCCTTGAGGCTCCTTGCGTAGTTCTGTATCCACTCTGTCATCTGCTTGAAGGACACCAGGACTATGGGGTAGATGAGGCAGGCTATGGTTAAGAGGCTGATCTTGAGGCTCACGGCTGAGAGAAAGTCTCTCGATTTCTTTTTCAAAGTTTGGCTGCCCCTCTGGAGCAAGCAGTCCTGAACGTCAGCCAGCCCATGAACAAAGGCGTCCATGCAGTTGGCGGGAGGTAAATCTAAGGAGGCCCCAAAGGGCATGGGAAGGGAAGTGTCTTTAAACTGTGTGAAGTACAGTGAAAGGTTGCCGTTCTCCAGCCAGCATTTCTGCAAGTTGTCAGACACCAGTATTGCAAAGTTCAAGGTGCTTATGGTCTGCTGCCAAGAAGTCTGAAAGCTGGTGATGGATCCAGAACTTTGTATCTTGGTGGCCACCTCTTTGACCCAGGTTAGAAGCCTGAGTGACAACACGTCTGCCCAATCGGGATTGAGCCTCACCAGCTCCAGATCCTGTTCAAGGTCCCCCCAAACTTCCATGAGCTTTGTGATCGCCAGCGAGAAAGCAGCAGCCTCAGCAGTGTCGTTGATATCTGAGGTCTCCTTTCTCCAGGTCATGTTGAGCACTGTGGAGATTTCATCCAGACGTTTGCCACAACCTTGATCCTTGCCTTCCGCGCATTCTCGTACATCCATGCCCTGCTCCACCTCCATGCAGAGATGGTTAATCCTGACCATCAAGTGGCTGCTGATTTGAGGACAGGTCCCAGACAGGGTCTTGTTGAGGCTGGCCAGTCGGCAGGCTTCTCGTTCCTGCTGCAGCCGGTCAATGAGTTTGATGATGAGGAGGTTCCTGCATGAAATGAGGTTGTGAAGGGCAGCCTCAGTGTTCCTCCACACCTCCAGGCTGCTGCTCAGCTCCAAGGAGACTGATCCCAGGAGAGCCACCAGAGAGAGGACACAGGCGGTCAGGATCTTACGGACCGTGCGGCTACTTCCAGTATTCGAGGACAGGGAACATCTATGAGACAAGAGCGATTCGAAATGAAAACCGGCATGTtggatttattattatgattaggaTTAATATTTATTAGCAATAATTAGACCACTGTAAAGCAAGCACCAGGTTTGCAGGAACAACCTGACAGCAGCAGCATGACTaggttcaataataataataataataataataataataataataataataataataataataatagaaattaaCCCACAGTTTAAATATACATTCACTCTAAGATTATATATTGTACTTTGGGCTATAGGGAATTAGCTTGACCAGAAAcctatctgtttatttattaatttatgtgatatattttttaatcaaataaagttttttttttcagtctgcaGGAGAATTAGTGACTTTCTCattacattacaaaacaaataacaatgattgaaaaatacattattattattattattattattattattattattattattattattattgttgttgttgttattgttattgttattattatcattattattattattagtagtagtaatgtagtatgtatgtatgtatgtatgtatgtattactaATAATTATTAGTCCCGAAAAGGTTTAAATCATATGACTTGCATTCACACTCAAACATTTAccgcactatttttttttttttttttgtaaaatgataaTCAAAGGAAAGGGTTTCATTGTATTAATTTAAACACATGGAttctttattttgtagatttatAAAATGGGTTATTTAATTTTAGAAACAATGTAAACGTTTTGTAAATATGGCGCAGTGATCTCTGTAGTTAAAATAATTACGTAACACTTCCCTTTCAAACCCGTTCACCTATCAGAGCATTGCGAGCtcgtatttttttgttaattacagcaacaacaaaaaaaacccccaaaaaacaatataaatctAAACGAATAACTGTAGGACGTTCTATTGAAATATAACATCcagtttaaaaaagcattcaaatAAAGTACACTTCGTTTTTAAAATGGTTAACAGACACTACATACATGCttaataatgtataattatttttaaacataaaaaatagacATTGAATTTTAATGTGTGCTGTCGATGGGAAAGAAAAACTGCATTACttttgtttgaaagaaaaaataatgttaataatttaaaaacactggtgattaaaacaaaataatgccgcagaataacacattttatttatttatttatttatttatttatttatttatttatttaatttaggctcattctgttaaaatattaatatgtgaaatataaagtttttatttttttaaatagtcgaTATATTTATTTGGATGACTTATTCaagaaaacgttattattattattattattattattattattattattattattattattattattattgaaatataGACAGCATTTTCCCCGGACACAGTAGCAGTAGGCATTAGAATCTCATCATTCTACAAAACTATTATGCAAAACATATGGCGGTATCCTTTACAGTGGCAAGCTGAATCGTGTAATAAAATGCAGTACACAATATATTCGATTAAGAAAAACGCAGTTTGTGTGTAATATCTGATTTAACACAAATGTCTTTAAAACACTGTACGTGTTTCCTAAAATAAACACACTATTgtgtaatattttgtaatgtgttttgtttttcagaaatagCACACACTGTAAATAACTCCCGTGCAACGCCTTGATAGAATTTTataataaatactgaaataaCTCGCGTGCAAATATGCTAACGCTCTTATAAAAACGAAACGCCTTGCTGTAATTGTAATACATGCTGTAGCCTATTTAAATATTGAAAGCGTTGGGTATATTTAATCCTGTACCAGTTTGATAGCTCCGTTGCCACTCTATAGTCAGTAATGTTATCAGTTCGTTTACCTGCAGATCTCGCAGTCGCTATCGGTATCTTCTAGTTGGTCTCTTGGATGAGACCTCTTCCCCCGCTCCTTCCCTCGTCTGTGCTTAATTTGGCTGAATGTCTCTTTCAGTGAAGAAGAAGAGAGCGTGCCCGAGACAAAGCAGTCGGTTTTCATAGACCTCCCTTCTCCGGACATCAGCCCTTTATTGCGGGGTGTTTCAACAGCACCGTCCCAAACTGAACTCCGCTCGACGCAGTGCAGAGCCTGTCAAAGAAGTGCCAAGCGCGCACTGATACTGTATCCGCACCTGTGGCGATGAGGTCAAACTAGTCCCCTATTCCAGACTGGCAATAACTTTTAAAATTCTtgatattaacaaatacaaaataataaatcagcCCGTCACttggtattatttttaaaagctttaataCGTTTTAAAAGCCGGCGGTGTAGCTTTGCAAGaatgaaaaatgaaaagtatCTGCTCCTGCGGACTGGGTGTGCGTATGCTAGTGTGGAAAATCAATCTCTCGTTTTATTCACCGTTTTCACAATGGGATATTGTTCATTATTGTATTGCTTCGCAAAGCACGGCTGGACACCGATAACCGTCTTTACAAGCCTAAATTACTAGTTGCTGTATTACAGTTGCTATATTGAATCCTGACACTGCAAATACATGGCAAATACATTCTACAATTGCTATAGCTTTCTATAAACTGTAGTCTGcttattgaaaataataatacaggctacaatgttgttttttttactttttaaatgttaaatgtatctgattttttcctgtgttttttattCCTCAAAATATTGAAACATCGACGTTTATTCCCTTACGTTAGTGGTTAAAATGTGCACAAGAATACTGGTATCCAAAACTAGATCTTACGTGTCTAGTAATGTTCAATCGTGtctttttacatttaaagtaaataaatacaaacatgcataaataaacaatacatgaaTACATCGATTGTTTTCGGCATTGTTGCAGCACGATGCTATGCATGTACGATCCGCTGATACAAAGCCTAGCTATATGCCAGTGCATAACACCATTGGACCTGTGTTATTTAAAGATATCCACCGTTATAACGAGGACAGGTTAAATACAAAGCatgacatttttgtaattgaaaaataaaattgtttttccGATGATGAATGCAGAGTCGACTATATCTTGATCCGTTATTCCGATAGCCCTATGTCGCAAACAATACTCTATCCAATGAACTATAAACGAATGTAATGGAGTTGCAAACTGTTAGAAAAGACTATTTTCTGACGCACGATTTAAATAGATTcgtatgatgtttttttttcctccatttAAATGCAACATGCATGATGGGGCCGGGGGTGGGGTTAGAGTTGCACCACATGTTCTAACCGAAAATCTAATCtcaaataaaatatacaacataTTTTATATTAGAATATTGATTCGTAAGCATGACCACAGCTTCAGTTACGTGCTTCAGATACCTTGGCAAGTCTAAAAAACAACTGATATTAAGTAAAAAGAACCTGCCTCCATAAGATCAAATATAATCCCCTCAAACTGTTTATTCATTATGAATTTCAAAGGCACTAACTTGGCACGTTATCCATTCAATGACTGAAAAAATACGTGtctaaatgttgtttttatcttttaataataataataataataataataataataataataataataataataataataataataatatgaagcacCTTGCATTGCACCTTTCCAAAATTGCACCCTTTTCCGATCATGCTTTTGGTTAAATATTCATGCTTTCaacgtgcgtgcgtgtgtgtgtgtgtgtgtgtgtgtgtgtttattggtgACTAATTTGAGAGGCTCATTAGAATTGGAAAGCCTTTTGATGTGCACTGGTGGAGAGGCTATGTGCTTCTACACGCCAGCTGAGACCTGCGTGTGTTCTGGAGCCAAGGGCATAGATCGGCTCTACTGCTGGACCTCCTAAGGGCTGCTTTAACCATTCTCCTTTCATCTCCCGTTCGAACGCTTTCTCGTATATTCAGGATGGACCATTCCATTACGGCTTTTTTTTTTCGCTAGTTCTTTTG
Encoded proteins:
- the LOC117963726 gene encoding receptor-type guanylate cyclase gcy-4-like, with protein sequence MSGEGRSMKTDCFVSGTLSSSSLKETFSQIKHRRGKERGKRSHPRDQLEDTDSDCEICRCSLSSNTGSSRTVRKILTACVLSLVALLGSVSLELSSSLEVWRNTEAALHNLISCRNLLIIKLIDRLQQEREACRLASLNKTLSGTCPQISSHLMVRINHLCMEVEQGMDVRECAEGKDQGCGKRLDEISTVLNMTWRKETSDINDTAEAAAFSLAITKLMEVWGDLEQDLELVRLNPDWADVLSLRLLTWVKEVATKIQSSGSITSFQTSWQQTISTLNFAILVSDNLQKCWLENGNLSLYFTQFKDTSLPMPFGASLDLPPANCMDAFVHGLADVQDCLLQRGSQTLKKKSRDFLSAVSLKISLLTIACLIYPIVLVSFKQMTEWIQNYARSLKERTEDLKQERRLAEDLLHQMLPKSVAKQLRRNKHVEAESYERVTIFFSDIVGFTSISASCTPLQVVEMLNNLYVCFDTRIDSYDVYKVETIGDAYMVVSGLPERNGEKHADEIAKMALDLVAAIRQVPIPHMPSKRLQLRAGIHTGPCVAGVVGYKMPRYCLFGDTVNTASRMESTSLPQKVHVSSETYIALTKDDAYELQLRGEIEIKGKGKLKTYWLMGHKNYSVQNDSLVCHWNPNLSRKKKVENASATQSNASITVLSERTTPVSLQDPGANNNKRLDSDEGAPSPLRVSALMQKLPANQKTDSGPTATLGYMTHGVQGYISQENSPEIWARNGLSRGSHGINGGDKASLLPGSADNS